Below is a window of Sporosarcina ureae DNA.
AAAACGTGGATTTTCCACATCCAGATGGGCCTATAAGTGCAGTGATTTTCTGCTTTTCAAACTTCAGATTTATATTCTTCAGTGCATGATGTGTATCATAATAGAATTGCAGATTTTCTGTTTGGATAACTGCTTGTCTCTTCGTTTGCGCTACCTTCATCACTAATATCCCCCTATCCGATATGACCATTTATATAATGAGCCGTTTGTTCATGACGTGGATTATTAAATATTTGTTCAGTTGATCCATGTTCAACTACGCGGCCCATATAAAAATAGGCTACTTTATCTGAAATCCGCGCTGCTTGCTGCATATTATGTGTCACGATGATGATTGTAAATTCCTTTTTTAACTGTGATATTAAGTCTTCTATTTTTGCTGTGGACACAGGATCTAATGCAGAAGCTGGTTCATCTAGCAATAATACGCTCGGCTGCATCGCAAGTGCTCTAGCGATACAAAGACGCTGCTGCTGCCCACCAGAAAGGCGCAGTGCTGAAGTATGTAATTGATCTTTCACTTCATCCCACAGTGCTGCTTTTTTTAGACTGTCTTCCACGATTCGTTGTAATTCAGTCTTATCCTTCACTCCATGACGCATTGGTCCGGATGCAACATTTTTGAAAATAGATTTGGCAAACGGGACAGGTCTCTGAAATACCATCCCCATCTGTTTACGTATCTCATGTAAATTGACACGGGGCGAATGCAGTTCTACACCTTCATAATAGATTTCACCTTCCGTACGACATTGCTGGATATCATCATTCATTCGATTAATAGAACGTAGGAAAGTGGACTTTCCGCAACCAGATGGGCCGATTAATGCCGTAACGGATTGTTTCGGAAAGGTTAAACTTACTTGATCTACAGCACGATGTTCACCATAATACACCGATAAGTTGACCGTTTGTAGCACAGAACTTCGTTGAAAATCAGGACTGTTCCCTATTTCCGTTCTATTCATTTTCATTGTGGTAGGTTGTAATGCAACTGATTGCATATGAATCCTCCTTTTAGTTGGCACTCATCTTTTTAAACAGTACATTCCCAATAAAACGTGATGTGAAATTAAAGAATAAAATTGAAATAATTAATAATGCAGCTGCTCCGTCAGAAATAGCTGATGCGTCCGGCATAATACCTTCTCCGTTAATTTTCCAAATATGAACTGCCATTGTTTCGGCCGGTCTAAATGGATTTAAAGGGGATGTAGGTGACAGTGGATTCCAATTAGTGAAGTCTATAATCGGTGTACTCATTCCGGCTGTGTAAATTAGAGCAGCTGCCTCTCCGAATACTCTTCCGGATGCCAGTATGACACCTGTGACAATACCAGGAAGAGCTGCTGGAAGTATGATAGTCGTAATTGTTTCCCATTTTGAAAAACCGAGCGCCCACCCTGCTTCGAGCTGCGATTTAGGGACGTTACTGATTGATTGTTCAACCACTCGGACTAATAAGGGTAGATTGAACACGGATAGTGCAAAGGCGCCCGATATAATTGAAAAACCCCAACCCATATACAAAACGAAAAACAAAAATCCGAACAGTCCTACTACAATCGACGGCAAAGAAGAAAGCACTTCGATGAGTACACGAATACAACGAATGAACCAATTGTCTTTTGCATATTCCGCTAAATAAATTCCAGCCCCAATCGCAATGGGGATCGAAATAATCAGTGTCAACACGAGTAAATAAAATGAATTAAACAGTTGAGGGCCAACTCCGCCACCCTCTTTAAAAATCTGTGGAGGAGACGTGATAAATTGCCAGCTGAGTTGCGGAATCCCTTGAACAAAGACAAATCCCAGCAATCCTGCTAAAACTGTAATGATCATGCCGACAATTACATATAATCCAGCTGTCGCGAGTCGATCTGTACTTTTAGCTGACATTAGCTACTTTTCCCCTTTCCAATCATTCGGACTGTGATGGTGAAGAATAGGGACATCAGTAAAAGTACAAGCGCAAGTGACCAAAGTGCATTATTCTCAACCTGTCCCATGACGCTGTATCCCATGCCCATCGTTAATACACTAGTAACCGTGGAAGCTGGGTCAAATAGGGATTGTGGGATAACAGAAGCATTCCCGATGACCATCTGCACAGCTAATGCTTCACCAAATGCACGCGCCATTCCGAATATAATTGCCATCATCAAGCCGGATTTCGCTGTTTTCAAAACAACTTTACAAATCATTTGCCACCTAGTGGAGCCAAGTGCCAAAGAAGCTTCACGTAATGAACGTGGAACTGCTTGAATCGCATCAAAAGCTAAGCTTGTGACGGTTGGTAAGATCATGATGGATAATACAATCGTTCCCGCTGCAATACCGAATCCACTACCTGGGAACAGATTACGTAAAAAGGGAACAACTACAGTTAAGCCGATGAATCCATAAACAACTGAAGGAATACCTACTAACAGCTCTATGACCGGTTGCATGATTCTCTTTCCAGTTCTCGGTGCGATCTCACTCATGAAAATTGCAGCACCAATTGCGAGTGGCGCCGCAATCAGCGCAGAAATTCCTGTAACTGCTATGGACCCTACTAAAAAAGGTAAGGCTCCAATGATGGGCTTACCCAGGGAATTTACTTCCGCTGGCTTCCAAGCCGTACCTGTAAAGAAGTCTGTGACACTGCCGTCATTTGTAATGAAAGTAGATAAACCTTTTGAAAAGACCAGAAATAGAATGGCTGCGGTGATCGTCGCTGTTAAGGCAACTGAAAGGAATGTCATCCACTTACCAATACGCTCCATGCGCATTTTATTGCTTTTTCTATACAGTGGATGTTCCATCTCTTTAATCATTTTAGCCATCCTATACACTCCTTTCGAAAGTAGAGTAGTTTACAAACACTATCATTTTTTTGTAACAGTTCCTTCCGCATCCCGTTCTACCTGCATACCTGTTACCGGTAGGTAGTCCATTTCGGGAAGTAATGTTTCTTGAATCTCATCTGAGAGTATATAGTCGATCAATTCCTTGGATAGTCCCGTTGCTTCACCGTTTGTATACATATGCTGGTAAGCCCAGATTTTCCATTCATTCGACTCGACATTTTCACGATTTGGTGTAACTCCATTGACTTTTAAAGCTGTAGTTGTTTGATCGAAGTATGAAAATGCTAAGTAGCTGATTGCTCCTGGTGTTTCACTGACAATTTTACGCACTGTGCCTGAAGAATCTTGTTCTTGTGCATCGATCGGCTGTTTTCCATCTAGAGCAAACGCTTCAAAAGTAGCTCGCGTACCAGATCCTTTTGCACGATTGATAACAATAATTTCTTGATCATTTCCGCCAAGCTCTTTCCAGTTTGTGATGTCTCCAGTAAAGACTGCAATCAAATCTTCAGATGAAATATCGGTTACACCTGTCTCTGGGTGACTCACTGGTGCCATTCCGACAACAGCTACCTTATGGTCAACTAAGTTACTTGCGTCCACGCCTTCTTTTTCTTCAGCGAATATATCAGAGTTTCCGATATCTACTGCATCTTCGCTGATTTTACTTAAGCCAGTTCCACTTCCGCCGCCTTGAACGTTAATGACCGCGCCTGGATTTTTTATCGTATACTGCTGTGCTGTCGCTTCCACTAAAGGTTGTAGTGCACTCGAACCTACTGCCGTGATCGACTCAGTTGTTTGCTTCGTTTCTTGTTTGGATTCTTCTTTTTCACCTTCATCTGCTTTCATACTGCTACAAGCTGCGATCATCCATGTACAAAGTAAAACAAACGCCAAAACGGTAAATCGATTACGCTTCTTCATCACTGCGTCCCCCTAGACTTTTTTGTTTTAGTAGCAGCTCTCTTTCTACTGCTTCTTTACTATAATCAATGAGTATTGAGGAGTGATGGATGAAACGTAAAGGTTGTGTAAAGACTCTGTATAGAAAAAAACAGTAAGTCAAAATAGGGATGAATAGTATGTAAATGCCAATGCAAATAAAAACTGAAGGTCAAATCCATTTGGGATTCACCTTCAGCTTCAATATGTATATACATAATTTATTTTATTATTTCCTCAAATTTATAACCAAAGCCCCTAACAGTCTTGATGTAGACGGGACGTTTTGTATCAGGTTCAATCTTTTCACGCAGATGACTGATATGGACATCTACAATACGGGAATCACCTGTGTAGTCGTAATTCCATATCGCATTAAGCAGCTGTTCACGGTGTAATACTTTACCTGAATGCCGCATTAAGTATAGCAGTAGTTCAAATTCTTTTGGTGTCAGCTCTAAAAGATTCCCATCCAAAAAAGCTTCAATTCGATCTGGATGGATTAGTAAACTACCATAACGTAGCTCTGTTGTCGGCTCGATTACTTGAATAGAATCCTGTAGTTCTATTCTGCGCAAAATAGCTTTCACACGAGCGAGTACCTCTCGTGGACTGAAAGGTTTTGTTAAGTAATCATCTGCTCCCAATTCTAATCCAAGAACTTTATCAAATTCATCACTTTTCGCTGTTAACATTAAAATCGGTGTATGAATCTTTTCTTGACGGAGCTTTTTACATACATCCATACCATCCATTCCGGGTAGCATAATATCAAGAAGTAGTACATCCGGTTTTTCCGAAAGTGTCATAGAGATTGCGGTATTTCCATCTCGGGCTACGTACACTTTGTATCCTGCATGTTCCAAATTATATTGCAAAAGAGTAGCTATTGACTGTTCATCTTCTACAACCAAAACCTTTTTCATTTGGTTAGCTCCTTTACGGCGAAATCATTAATATTTCTGAATGTCTACGTCTTTACTGTACGATGATGCC
It encodes the following:
- the pstB gene encoding phosphate ABC transporter ATP-binding protein PstB yields the protein MNRTEIGNSPDFQRSSVLQTVNLSVYYGEHRAVDQVSLTFPKQSVTALIGPSGCGKSTFLRSINRMNDDIQQCRTEGEIYYEGVELHSPRVNLHEIRKQMGMVFQRPVPFAKSIFKNVASGPMRHGVKDKTELQRIVEDSLKKAALWDEVKDQLHTSALRLSGGQQQRLCIARALAMQPSVLLLDEPASALDPVSTAKIEDLISQLKKEFTIIIVTHNMQQAARISDKVAYFYMGRVVEHGSTEQIFNNPRHEQTAHYINGHIG
- the pstA gene encoding phosphate ABC transporter permease PstA codes for the protein MSAKSTDRLATAGLYVIVGMIITVLAGLLGFVFVQGIPQLSWQFITSPPQIFKEGGGVGPQLFNSFYLLVLTLIISIPIAIGAGIYLAEYAKDNWFIRCIRVLIEVLSSLPSIVVGLFGFLFFVLYMGWGFSIISGAFALSVFNLPLLVRVVEQSISNVPKSQLEAGWALGFSKWETITTIILPAALPGIVTGVILASGRVFGEAAALIYTAGMSTPIIDFTNWNPLSPTSPLNPFRPAETMAVHIWKINGEGIMPDASAISDGAAALLIISILFFNFTSRFIGNVLFKKMSAN
- the pstC gene encoding phosphate ABC transporter permease subunit PstC, giving the protein MAKMIKEMEHPLYRKSNKMRMERIGKWMTFLSVALTATITAAILFLVFSKGLSTFITNDGSVTDFFTGTAWKPAEVNSLGKPIIGALPFLVGSIAVTGISALIAAPLAIGAAIFMSEIAPRTGKRIMQPVIELLVGIPSVVYGFIGLTVVVPFLRNLFPGSGFGIAAGTIVLSIMILPTVTSLAFDAIQAVPRSLREASLALGSTRWQMICKVVLKTAKSGLMMAIIFGMARAFGEALAVQMVIGNASVIPQSLFDPASTVTSVLTMGMGYSVMGQVENNALWSLALVLLLMSLFFTITVRMIGKGKSS
- a CDS encoding phosphate ABC transporter substrate-binding protein PstS family protein; translated protein: MKKRNRFTVLAFVLLCTWMIAACSSMKADEGEKEESKQETKQTTESITAVGSSALQPLVEATAQQYTIKNPGAVINVQGGGSGTGLSKISEDAVDIGNSDIFAEEKEGVDASNLVDHKVAVVGMAPVSHPETGVTDISSEDLIAVFTGDITNWKELGGNDQEIIVINRAKGSGTRATFEAFALDGKQPIDAQEQDSSGTVRKIVSETPGAISYLAFSYFDQTTTALKVNGVTPNRENVESNEWKIWAYQHMYTNGEATGLSKELIDYILSDEIQETLLPEMDYLPVTGMQVERDAEGTVTKK
- a CDS encoding response regulator transcription factor, with the protein product MKKVLVVEDEQSIATLLQYNLEHAGYKVYVARDGNTAISMTLSEKPDVLLLDIMLPGMDGMDVCKKLRQEKIHTPILMLTAKSDEFDKVLGLELGADDYLTKPFSPREVLARVKAILRRIELQDSIQVIEPTTELRYGSLLIHPDRIEAFLDGNLLELTPKEFELLLYLMRHSGKVLHREQLLNAIWNYDYTGDSRIVDVHISHLREKIEPDTKRPVYIKTVRGFGYKFEEIIK